AGATCTATATATTCGTAGGGTAAATAATACCCGCTTAAATGTAGAAAATCCTTTATTAAAACATTTGTTAATTGAAAGGTTGGTTCAACACCATAAAGTGGAAGGCTTTCACTTAAATAAAATAATGGAATTAAACCACTATGATCTAAATGTGCATGAGAAAGTATAATTGCATCTAACTCTCTAGTTGGAATATGCATAGGGAAACCTATTTCATGATTCATTATTACACCATAATCAAATAAAACATATTTAATACCATCATAAACTGCTATGGCTGATCTTCCCACTTCATTACAAGCTCCTAAAAACCTAATTTTCAATTTAATAATTCACCATTTCATAAAACAAAAATTTTCAATTTGAAATAAATAAATGTTGCTAAAATGTTTAAATATATTTTAAAATTCTTTTCCTTTCTTTTTCAGTTAAATTATCCTTTACTCTAATTAATCTAAACTTAATACGTTTCCGTTTACATATTTTTCTACATATTCTTTCAAATTGTTTTAAATCTTCATTTTTTGGAACAATAAGCATTACAGTATTATATCTAAATTTAAAAAGATATTTTTCCACTTCAATTTTAGAGTTGCTTATAGCCTCTTCATCTATTGGTAAAGCAATCTCCGTTTGAGAAATTGGATAAACATCACTCAACTCTATTGGGATTAAGCCAAAAGGTGTTAAGTAAAAGCATATATGTATTCTAGGGTTTTTTCTTAAAATTTCCATTACAAGTTTATCTGAATGAAAAGGTTTTTCTTGCGGAGCTGGGAAAAGAATCAAAGTCTTTAATTCTTTTGGTTTGACATAATTTTTTTCTAATCGATTTCTATACCTAATTATTTCAGGTCTTGAAAGATCTTCACTACTAAAATAGAAAAGGCCCTTCTTTTTTATTGAAGGACTATGCTTTTCTATAAATGCCTTATATTTTAATAGAGTTCTAAAAGCTTCCATAAGCTTTGGATGCGCTCTAGCTTTAATTTCTAAAAGTTCCCATAGTCTTCCGTTCAAAATCGCTTGCTTTACACGATTTAATTCCTCTTTACAAATCCATAGGTTGTGTTCCGCTAAAAGTTTCTCCTTCTCAACTTTAGGAAACGCCTTAAATTCCTTAGGGGTATAAGTAGAGCAAACTTTACATGAGCATGGAAAGTACTCTAATTCTTCAACATCTAATGTTCCGCTCTCTGTTAAATATTTACCTTTTCTAGCAAATATAGCATAAGCTGCTGAATCGAAAAGATCGCAACCACAAGCAACTGCTAAAGCAAAAATCATTGGATGACCTGCTCCAAACAAATGTAAAGGTTTATTTAATGGAATACTCATTTTAACCGTCATAATCATTTCAACAAGCTTGCTGAAAAAATAGTTTTCCATAATTTTAGTTGGGCTTCCTAAAGCATATATTGAAAAAGGTTTTTTACTCATCTCTTTAGCGCATAAACTTACTAAATCTAAATGAATTCCACCTTGAATTGGACCAACCCATAAAATGTTTTCATCCCTTAAAATTTTAAAAGTTAACTCTGCTCTTCTTAAGGTTTCTTTTACAGTCCACTCAGCTTTAATTTTATCTTCATCATAACCAGTTGGCTCATCTAATATAACCGCCACATCTGTTTTTATAGCTTCTTGAAATTTAACCATTTCTTCTGGTGAAGCTTTAATTTCTCCATAAACTAAAGTTTGATAAGCTCCAGAATCCGTTGCTATTACACCATCAAAATTTATGAAATTGTGAATGCCTTTAATTATTACTTCTTCACCAAAATTCTTCTTCAATAAATAAGCGTTAGTCATTACAGCATTAATCTTATATTCATCTTTCATAACTTTAGGTTGTATAAGTTGAATTAAAGGGTTAATCACTGGAAACATATGGGGAGTCTCTATAATACCTGATTTAGTTTTTAAAGCCCCAATTCTGCCAAGTAAATCCTTATAATAAACTTCAAAAACTCCACGTTCATGATTTATCATAAGATTAACCTTCCTTTAATCCTACAGATAAATTAACTAGTTAACTTGTCGTGCACTCCCCCTTCTACATGATAATAAAAAGCCCCTTTATAAAAAATCTTAAAGAAAAACGTTTTTATTTAATTAAACTAATAAATTGGCATTAGGTGAATTAATTTGTATATTCCCCCTCCACCAATTATTTGTCCTTTAGGCCCATACCCTTACTGCTGGTTATGTAGAAACTATTTTGATTGCCCATTTGTCTATCTTCCACCTGTAAGATATCCTGTTGTAATAACGCCTGTTATAAGGGTCCCTTCATGCCCCTTCTGTCTTACACCTTTAGTTTGGAGCTCATACTATAAACGTTGGTGGTGTTCACGCTGCGCGCTCTTTATTTAACGTTTTTAATATTCCTCGTCTTTAAGAGCTTTAGCTGTTTTTGAATATAGGTGAAAAATTTAATGTAATGAATACATCTTTCACCGCCTAGAACTACATCATTATTTTTCGATTTTAAAACTCTTCCTAAAGTTTAGGGAGCTAGCTTTAGCGCTAGTAAGATTATATTTATAGTATCCATTCCATTTTTCTCTATAAAGCTTGCTATAATAATTAGGAGAGTTGTGTTTTAATGGTTTTTCGAATAGAATCCCCAACTAGAAATACGCCTTCAAGTTGTTTTTCCAAGAGTAATAATTTCTCTTATAATTCCCTTGTAAAGTAACCCAAATAACGGTTTAAACCTATTATTTCAGCGAAAGCTTCTAAAGATTTAATGTTTCCAGAGTAGAAATGTAAAATTTACCTTAAATTTTAAATTCAGAAAGCTTGTAATCTTCAGCAAACAATTTCAGAGATAAGCTTAGATAGGATAATAAGAAAACGAGTTTTACTACAAGGAAAAAATTCCAAGTTTATATCTAGAAAAATTTTGGATAAAGACCGTTGAAAATATTAACATTAAGTCGCATTAATTGCCTTTAAAGAATAAACAAATCTAACAGTAAAATTTACAAGCATGAAAGCTAGAACTGAATAAAAATTCTATAGAGTTGAGAATTATAGAAGGAATGATTTCTCCTTTTTATTTTTAATTATATAAAACTGTTAATATAACACCAAAAATAAAATCTAAAAAAGTTTTATATATTTTTGATTTTCTTTATTTCAAATAAAAAATTATTTTTGGTGTTTTAAGTTTTGAAAATTAAACTTATCGCTTCAGATTCTATGGGGACTAGAAGTATGGCTACTTTTATTGAATCTAAAGACATACGTATTTTTATTGATCCAGGGGTTGCTCTTGGACCTAATAGATATGGGCTTCCCCCACATCCATTAGAATTAGATAAATTAAATAAAGATTGGAAAGAAATTGTTAAATATGCTAAAATAGCTGAAGTTATAGTAGTGACTCACTACCATTATGATCATCACTCTCCTTGGGAGAACCTGGAGATTTATAAAGATAAAATTGTTTTAATTAAGCATCCTAAAAGTAAAATAAACATGAGTCAAAGGAGAAGAGCTTCTTTCTTTCTTGAAACTATAAAGGATCTACCAAAAGCTATAGATTATTGTGATGGAAAAGAGTACTTTTTTGGTAACGTAAAAATAAAATTTTCTAAACCTGTTTATCATGGGACAAATGAAAAGTTAGGTTATGTAACTGAAGTTTTAATATGTAATGGCGAGGATAGCTTTATTTTCACATCTGATGTTGAAGGAGCAAGTTTAAAGGATCAATTAAACTTTATAATTGAGAATAAACCTAAAATTGTATACTTAGATGGTCCTATGACTTATATGCTTGGATATAGATTCAGTTTTAAAAGTTTTGAGCAATCCATTAATGGAATTAAAAAAATCATTTTAGAATGTCCTATCGAAACCTTAATAATTGATCATCATCTTTTAAGAGATATTGAATGGAAAGAAAAATTAAATGAAACTTTTAAAGTAGCTGAAAGGAAAAATGTTAAAGTAATAACAGCAGCTGAATTTGAAAATAAATCCTTAACAATGCTTGAAGCTAAGCGAAAAGAGTTATATAAAAATTATCCTGTGAAACCTCAACTAAATTAATTTTTAATCCCTCTAAATTTAACTGTCTTTTGTGTAAGAACCATATTTATTCAAGTGAATTATACTCTCTAAACTTTTTCTCGTGCTTGAAGGTTTTTCCGCAGGATAACCAATTGCCACTATAGATAAAAGCCTAAGATTGTTAGGTATTCCTAGAATTTCCTTAGCCTTATTTTCCCAAATTGAACCATAAGAGCCTATCCAGCAAGCTCCTAAACCAAGAGCATGAGCTGCTAAAAGAAGATTTTGTGTTGCTGCAGCCCCATCTTCAACTGGATGATTGGATTTTGTAGGATTAATAACAATTGCTATTCCTACTGGAGCTTTAGAAAGAAATTTACCCCAAAAAGAAGCTTCAGCAATTCTTCTTTTTATTTCTTCGTCTTTGATAATTATGAACTCCCAAGGTTGACTATTATGGGCTGATGGAGCCCAATGAGCTGCTTCAAGTAATTTCCGTAAAATTTCATCTGAAATAGGTTTATCTTGATATTTCCTTACGCTTCTTCTAGATTTTATTAATTCAATAAAATCCATGGCTATGTTATAATTAAAATTTTTCCTGTTGTTTTTTAAAATTGAAAATATTTAATGTTTTTAATAAAATGTTTAATCCATTAGGTATTAATTGTTTTTTAACATTATAATTTTCCAATTCAACCTTAAGTGGGTTTCTTTTAGGAATAAATAAATCCCCCATAGTAGCTTTCACTTTCTTTAAAATTTCAATGGGATAAATTAAACTTCCGATTTCTTCTTTGAAATGTGCATCGCTTCCTATAGCTATTTTTACACCATGTTTAAGACAAGTTTTAATAAATTCTTCATTTGGAACTTGCCATGCACCGCTAATTTCTATAGCCACATTATTACTAGCTGCTGCTGAAACTATACTTTCAATCCAATCCTTTGATATAAATGTTTCAATTTTATTTTTAACTTTTCTAGGAAACCATGTTGGATGAACAATTACATCAACAACTTTAGATTCAATAGCTTTTATTAATGCGACTCGAATTAACTCAGCAATATGCCTTAAATTCCATGCAGGCCACTCATCATCCCATAATGATACCCCGTAAATTCTGTGTAAACCTGCAAGAACATACTCGAACATTTCTTTCTCTGAAGGTTTAATACTTAAAGCTCCATTTTCAAAAATATCCACTTCAATTCCCCGTTTTAAACCATATTTATCTAAGCTTAACAAGTATTTTATTAAATTTTTTTTCTCCATTCTACATGGAATGTATCTTGTGCTTGAATAATGGTCCGCCACACCTATAATAAAAAATTTACCTAGTTTAAATACGTTATAAACTTCTTGTACGCTACATTCTCCATCTGAAAAATTTGTATGCACATGTAAATCTATAAGAGGGGCATTTAAAATATTAAGAGTCGTACTCTCTCACTCTTCCTGTATAAATTATTGAGATATATAGCTTTCACTTATTTAGTATATTTAAAATTAACGGTAGGGATTTAAAAATTCATTATAAAACTTATAGAGAGTTTTAATGAAATTAAACATAAAAGTTTAAATTTTTATTTTCCAAGAATCTTCCGTATAGGAAATATATGCGGAAAACCTTTTTCTTTAAATGGATACACTTTACCTTCTAAAAACTCAATTAAATAATCGTAACTTAAATTGAATTCACCTTCATTATTATTCTTAAACCTTACTATGGGAAAATTGTTACTAGGGGGCTCCCAATAACGATCCCATATTTCTACAGCATCATTTTGTCCCTTCATTTTATTTCTTTCAATTAATATTTCTCTTTTAACATCAAAAATTACAAGTAAACTATTCACTGATTTAATCTTAGTTTTTAAAAGGAACTCTCTGGTAATATTATTTGGGGCAGTTGTATCAATAACCACATTATAATGGTTTTCTAAAGCTAAATCTCGAATATCAGCTATAATTGAATAAACAAACTCCTCATCTTCGCATGGAAACAGTTTATTAAATAACATTAACCTAAGATCATCACTACTAACCCTAACAAATTTGGGTCTTTCCATAACTAATCTTTTAGCTAGAGTTGTTTTTCCACAACCTGGGTAACCGCTTAAAACTATGTTCCATAAAAACATTCTTATTACTCCTCTTTACTAATGAAATTTCGAAGTTTTCATTATTTAGTTTTAATTTTATTTATCCTCCCATTTACTAAAATATTTTATTTAAAGAAGCAAGATAAACTAAATCTTTAACAAGACTATTTCTTACTTTTAAAGCTTTATTTTATATAAGTTATCTTTTTTAGCTAAACACTCTATGTTACTTTTTAAGATTTCAGAAATAAAGTTTATAAGTAAGCTATTAATAATTCAATTGATGTTTTCATGAATGCTATTTTAGCATTAGAAGATGGGACAATAGTTAAAGGTAAAGGTTTTGGTGTCGAAAAAACTGTTGAAGGGGAACTTGTTTTTAACACTTCTATGACTGGTTATGTAGAGGCTTTAACAGATCCTTCTTATGCTGGACAAATCTTAATGATGACTTACCCCTTAATTGGAAATTACGGCGTAACTGACGAAGATTATGAAAGCGATAAAATCCAGGTTGAAGGCTTTGTTGTTAAAGAATTATGTAAAAAACCAAGTAATTGGAGAATGAAAAAATCTCTCGAAGAGTTTTTAATTGAGAATGGAAAACCTGGAATTGAAGATGTTGATACTAGAATGTTAACTAGAAAAGTTAGAATCTATGGAACAATGAAAGCTGTTTTAACAGTTTTTGAAGGGAAACTTGAATTAAGCTATGAAGAATTAATTGAAAAAGCTAAGGCGCAACCTCATATTTCTGATAAGGATCTTGTTGACAAAGTTTGTGTTAAAAACTTAACTGAATATAATGTTAATGGACGATACTCTGTAGTTTTAGTTGATTGTGGCGTAAAAAGAAGTATGATAAACCAACTTTTAAAAAGAGGAATTAATCTTTATGTTGTGCCTTTTAACTATCCAATTAAGGAGATTATAAAGTTAAAACCTAATGCTATTTTTCTTTCTAATGGTCCAGGTGATCCTGTTAGAGTTAAACCTGTAATTGAACTTGTTAAAAAGCTAGCTGGAAAAATTCCTATAGCAGGTATTTGTTTAGGGCATCAACTTATATGTCTAGGCTTAGGTGCTAAAACCTTTAAGTTAAAGTTTGGTCATAGAGGATCAAATCAACCTGTGAAAGATTTTGAATCTGGTCGAGTATTTATTTCTAGTCAAAACCATGGGTTTGCTGTTGATAAAGCTTCTCTTAAGAAAACAGGTTTAGAAGTTACTCAAATAAACTTAAATGATGGAACGGTAGAGGGAGTGAAGCATAAAGAGCTTCCAATATTCTCTGTTCAATATCACCCTGAAGCTGGCCCTGGTCCTCATGACACTTTCTTCTTCTTTGATGAATTTTTAAAATTGTTAAATTGGTGAAAAATTTTGCCTAAAAGGGAAGATATTAATAAAATTCTTATTATAGGTTCTGGACCAATAATAATTGGTCAAGCAGCTGAATTTGATTATTCAGGAAGTCAAGCTTGTAAAGCTTTAAAATCTGAAGGATATAAAGTTATTTTAGTAAATTCTAATCCTGCTACAATAATGACTGATCCCAATATGGCTGACAAAACTTATATTGAACCATTAGTAGCTGAGGTTTTAGAAAAAATTATTGAAAAAGAAAGGCCTGATGCTTTGCTTCCAACACTTGGTGGCCAGATTGGACTTAATTTAGCTACACAACTTTACGAAAATGGGGTTCTTGAAAAATATAAAGTTGAGCTTATAGGCGCTAAAATCGATGCTATAAAAAAAGCTGAAGATAGAGAGCTTTTTAAAAATTCAATGCAAAAAATAGGGTTAAAAGTTCCTGAAAGCGCAACTGTAAACTCTGTTGAGGGTGCTCTTAAGATTGCTGAAAAACTGGGATACCCTGTTGTTATTAGACCTGCTTTTACTCTCGGTGGAACAGGTGGTGGAATAGCTTATAATCGTGAAGAATTAAAAGTGCTTGCTAAACGTGGACTTAACGCTAGTATGATTCATCAAATTCTGGTTGAAGAAAGTGTTATCGGTTGGAAAGAGTATGAGCTCGAAGTTATGAGGGATCTTGCTGATAATGTTGTAATAGTATGTCCAATAGAAAATTTTGATCCTATGGGAATCCATACGGGAGATAGCATAACTGTAGCTCCAGCTCAAACATTAACTGATAAAGAATATCAAATGCTTAGGAATGCGGCTATAAAAATAATTAGAGAAATAGGTGTTGAAACAGGAGGATCGAACATTCAATTTGCTGTTAATCCTGAGAATGGAGATTTTGTAGCTATAGAGATGAATCCCAGAGTTTCAAGATCTTCAGCATTAGCTTCTAAAGCTACAGGTTTTCCAATAGCTAAAATAGCCGCTAAACTTGCTATTGGATATACGCTTGATGAAATCCCGAATGATATTACTGGAGAAACCTTAGCCTCTTTCGAGCCTACAATAGATTACGTAGTTGTAAAGATTCCACGGTTTGCTTTTGAAAAATTCCCTAGAGCTGATAAAAGTTTAACTACTCAAATGAAATCTGTTGGCGAAGTTATGGCGATAGGAAGAACATTTGAAGAGGCTTTACAAAAAGCTTTAAGAAGCCTTGAAATTGGAAGGTTTGGACTTGGATGCGATGGAAAAGATTTTAATCCAAGCATTGAAGAAATAATTCAAAACTTAAAGTTTCCAACACCTGAAAGAATATTTTACATAAGGTACGCCTTAAAAAATGGTTTCTCAATCGAAGAAATTCATTCACTTACAAAAATTGATCCTTGGTTTATAAGTAAAATAAAGAAAATAGTAGATTTTGAAGAGGTATTAAAGAAATTTAACTTAACTAATATTCCTTTTGAAATTCTTAAGGAAGCTAAAAAACTTGGTTTTTCAGATAAACAATTAGCCTTTCTTTTAAAAGCTAGTGAAGAAGATGTTAGAGAAGCTAGAAAAAAAATGAAGATTATTCCTGTTTATAAAATGGTTGATACATGCGCGGCTGAATTTGAAGCTAAAACACCATATTTCTATTCAACTTATGAAGATGAAAATGAAGCTAAAAGAAGTGGAAGAAAAAAAGTTGTTATTATAGGTTCTGGACCAAATAGAATAGGGCAAGGTATAGAATTTGATTATTGTTGTGTTCATGGGGTATTCTCTCTTAGAGAAGAAGGTTACGAAACAATAATGGTGAATTGTAATCCAGAAACAGTTTCAACAGATTATGATACTTCTGATAGACTTTATTTTGAACCAATAACATATGAAGATGTTATGAATATTATTGATAATGAAAATCCTGATGGTATTATAATACAACTTGGTGGTCAAACACCAATAAATCTTTCTGTTCAATTAGCAAATAGTGGTGTTAAAATTTTAGGGACATCCTCTGATGCAACTGATATAGCTGAAGATAGAAAAAGATTTTCTGAACTTCTTAAAAAACTTGGTATACCTCAACCAATAAATGGTATAGCCTATAATTTTGATGAAGCAAAAAAAATAGCCAAAGAAATAGGGTATCCTGTTTTAGTAAGGCCATCTTACGTTTTAGGTGGTAGAGGAATGGAAATTGTTTATAATGAAAAGGAACTTGAAAAATACATTAATGAAGCAACAATTATATCTCCTGATAAACCAATTTTAATAGATAAATTTCTTGAGGATGCTGTAGAAGTTGAGGTTGATGCACTTTGTGATGGAGAAGAAGTTTATATAGGTGGTGTGATGGAGCATGTCGAAGAAGCGGGTATTCATTCTGGAGATTCAGCT
This region of Candidatus Bathyarchaeota archaeon genomic DNA includes:
- the tgtA gene encoding tRNA guanosine(15) transglycosylase TgtA; amino-acid sequence: MINHERGVFEVYYKDLLGRIGALKTKSGIIETPHMFPVINPLIQLIQPKVMKDEYKINAVMTNAYLLKKNFGEEVIIKGIHNFINFDGVIATDSGAYQTLVYGEIKASPEEMVKFQEAIKTDVAVILDEPTGYDEDKIKAEWTVKETLRRAELTFKILRDENILWVGPIQGGIHLDLVSLCAKEMSKKPFSIYALGSPTKIMENYFFSKLVEMIMTVKMSIPLNKPLHLFGAGHPMIFALAVACGCDLFDSAAYAIFARKGKYLTESGTLDVEELEYFPCSCKVCSTYTPKEFKAFPKVEKEKLLAEHNLWICKEELNRVKQAILNGRLWELLEIKARAHPKLMEAFRTLLKYKAFIEKHSPSIKKKGLFYFSSEDLSRPEIIRYRNRLEKNYVKPKELKTLILFPAPQEKPFHSDKLVMEILRKNPRIHICFYLTPFGLIPIELSDVYPISQTEIALPIDEEAISNSKIEVEKYLFKFRYNTVMLIVPKNEDLKQFERICRKICKRKRIKFRLIRVKDNLTEKERKRILKYI
- a CDS encoding nitroreductase family protein — encoded protein: MDFIELIKSRRSVRKYQDKPISDEILRKLLEAAHWAPSAHNSQPWEFIIIKDEEIKRRIAEASFWGKFLSKAPVGIAIVINPTKSNHPVEDGAAATQNLLLAAHALGLGACWIGSYGSIWENKAKEILGIPNNLRLLSIVAIGYPAEKPSSTRKSLESIIHLNKYGSYTKDS
- a CDS encoding ATP-binding protein → MFLWNIVLSGYPGCGKTTLAKRLVMERPKFVRVSSDDLRLMLFNKLFPCEDEEFVYSIIADIRDLALENHYNVVIDTTAPNNITREFLLKTKIKSVNSLLVIFDVKREILIERNKMKGQNDAVEIWDRYWEPPSNNFPIVRFKNNNEGEFNLSYDYLIEFLEGKVYPFKEKGFPHIFPIRKILGK
- the carA gene encoding glutamine-hydrolyzing carbamoyl-phosphate synthase small subunit, whose product is MNAILALEDGTIVKGKGFGVEKTVEGELVFNTSMTGYVEALTDPSYAGQILMMTYPLIGNYGVTDEDYESDKIQVEGFVVKELCKKPSNWRMKKSLEEFLIENGKPGIEDVDTRMLTRKVRIYGTMKAVLTVFEGKLELSYEELIEKAKAQPHISDKDLVDKVCVKNLTEYNVNGRYSVVLVDCGVKRSMINQLLKRGINLYVVPFNYPIKEIIKLKPNAIFLSNGPGDPVRVKPVIELVKKLAGKIPIAGICLGHQLICLGLGAKTFKLKFGHRGSNQPVKDFESGRVFISSQNHGFAVDKASLKKTGLEVTQINLNDGTVEGVKHKELPIFSVQYHPEAGPGPHDTFFFFDEFLKLLNW
- the carB gene encoding carbamoyl-phosphate synthase large subunit: MPKREDINKILIIGSGPIIIGQAAEFDYSGSQACKALKSEGYKVILVNSNPATIMTDPNMADKTYIEPLVAEVLEKIIEKERPDALLPTLGGQIGLNLATQLYENGVLEKYKVELIGAKIDAIKKAEDRELFKNSMQKIGLKVPESATVNSVEGALKIAEKLGYPVVIRPAFTLGGTGGGIAYNREELKVLAKRGLNASMIHQILVEESVIGWKEYELEVMRDLADNVVIVCPIENFDPMGIHTGDSITVAPAQTLTDKEYQMLRNAAIKIIREIGVETGGSNIQFAVNPENGDFVAIEMNPRVSRSSALASKATGFPIAKIAAKLAIGYTLDEIPNDITGETLASFEPTIDYVVVKIPRFAFEKFPRADKSLTTQMKSVGEVMAIGRTFEEALQKALRSLEIGRFGLGCDGKDFNPSIEEIIQNLKFPTPERIFYIRYALKNGFSIEEIHSLTKIDPWFISKIKKIVDFEEVLKKFNLTNIPFEILKEAKKLGFSDKQLAFLLKASEEDVREARKKMKIIPVYKMVDTCAAEFEAKTPYFYSTYEDENEAKRSGRKKVVIIGSGPNRIGQGIEFDYCCVHGVFSLREEGYETIMVNCNPETVSTDYDTSDRLYFEPITYEDVMNIIDNENPDGIIIQLGGQTPINLSVQLANSGVKILGTSSDATDIAEDRKRFSELLKKLGIPQPINGIAYNFDEAKKIAKEIGYPVLVRPSYVLGGRGMEIVYNEKELEKYINEATIISPDKPILIDKFLEDAVEVEVDALCDGEEVYIGGVMEHVEEAGIHSGDSACSLPPISLPKGIIETVKDYTRKIALALKIIGLVNIQFAVKDGIVYVLEANPRASRTIPFVSKATGVPLAKIAAKLMVGKKLKEFNLREVELTHIAVKEAVFPFNKLQGSDPALGPEMRSTGEVMGIDEDFGMAYYKAELAAGMKLPINGSVLISVKDKDKPKIVPIAKKFEELGFKILATTNTARYLKLHGVNAKQILKVSEGRPNVIDAIINGEINLIINTPSGGGAKTDGYYIRRAAVDFNIPYITTIPGALAAIKGIETIKKKGVNVKSIQEYHDEIKQKLALTIELQQERINDCNNERK